A genomic stretch from Candidatus Woesearchaeota archaeon includes:
- a CDS encoding inositol-3-phosphate synthase has translation MMNKINVAIIGVGSFAKALVEGVSFYTKNPNETTGLLHLLIGNYKVKDINFVCAFDVDERKVGKKLHEAISMGANVTQEITLPFDYDAVVYRGPTFDGIIDEMKGSFVYESKDPVVDVVEILKKTRTDIVINLIPTGSDQATLFYAEASLQARCSFINAIPTHLAVIPTWRKRFEEKGLVVLGDDIKSQLGATMLNRSLLELLKMRGIIITKSHQENCGSNADHFNLLYRSKAKQTSKSEALTQFLQTSDAKPTVNFSYEGKPSGHKMVTITLEGKIFGCMPITITSVIEDEISINGAGTIVDAIRVAKLLVDTNQQPKAAYACAFLMKAPPQQMSDREAFEMFNQIVENKNFLL, from the coding sequence ATGATGAACAAAATTAATGTAGCAATTATTGGCGTTGGAAGTTTTGCTAAAGCTTTGGTTGAAGGAGTGTCTTTCTACACCAAAAATCCAAATGAAACAACAGGATTATTACACCTTCTCATCGGCAATTACAAAGTAAAAGATATTAATTTTGTCTGCGCTTTTGATGTTGATGAAAGAAAAGTTGGCAAAAAACTTCATGAAGCAATTTCTATGGGAGCTAATGTTACTCAAGAAATTACTTTACCGTTTGATTACGATGCTGTTGTATATCGAGGTCCAACGTTCGATGGAATAATTGATGAAATGAAAGGATCTTTTGTTTATGAGAGTAAAGATCCTGTAGTTGATGTTGTGGAAATTCTTAAAAAGACAAGAACTGATATTGTTATCAATCTTATTCCCACCGGTAGTGATCAAGCAACGCTTTTTTATGCAGAAGCTAGTCTTCAAGCAAGATGTAGTTTTATTAATGCAATTCCTACTCATCTTGCAGTAATTCCAACGTGGAGAAAACGCTTTGAAGAAAAAGGATTGGTTGTTTTAGGCGATGATATCAAAAGTCAATTAGGCGCTACGATGCTTAATCGCAGTTTATTAGAATTGCTTAAAATGCGCGGCATAATAATCACTAAATCTCATCAAGAGAATTGTGGAAGCAATGCAGATCATTTCAATTTATTATATCGGTCTAAAGCAAAACAAACATCAAAAAGCGAAGCGCTCACTCAGTTTTTACAAACATCAGATGCTAAACCTACAGTAAATTTTTCATATGAAGGAAAACCATCAGGTCATAAAATGGTTACCATTACTCTTGAAGGAAAAATATTTGGCTGCATGCCGATAACCATAACTTCAGTTATCGAAGATGAAATCAGTATTAATGGCGCAGGCACCATTGTTGATGCAATAAGAGTGGCAAAATTGCTTGTTGATACAAACCAACAACCTAAAGCAGCATATGCTTGCGCATTTTTAATGAAAGCTCCTCCCCAACAAATGTCTGATAGAGAAGCATTTGAGATGTTTAATCAAATAGTGGAGAATAAGAATTTCCTTTTATGA
- a CDS encoding A/G-specific adenine glycosylase, whose protein sequence is MRTAKLSKKEIAAFQNKIYAYYNANKRSFPWRETTDAYKILVSEIMLQQTQTDRVINFYNKFLEQFPTIYSLAQAELGDVLRAWQGLGYNRRAKALHQCAKEIMRKYYGKFPENVEALTALPGIGHYTTAAIQTFAFNLPTVVIETNIRTVYIHHFLNKRKNIDDKQLIPLILQTMNKQNPRRWYNALMDYGAMLKKKHGNLSRKSKQYTKQSKFQGSDRQIRGMIIRLLTEKKRISELQIIKKLKMDSIKIKKILLYLEREELIKKEKSNYVL, encoded by the coding sequence ATGAGAACGGCAAAACTTTCAAAAAAAGAAATAGCTGCATTCCAAAACAAAATCTACGCGTATTATAACGCCAACAAACGTTCGTTTCCTTGGCGTGAAACTACTGATGCTTACAAAATATTAGTGTCAGAAATTATGCTCCAACAAACACAAACCGATCGCGTTATCAATTTTTATAACAAGTTCTTAGAACAATTTCCCACAATATATAGTTTAGCGCAAGCAGAATTAGGGGACGTGCTTAGAGCATGGCAAGGACTTGGTTATAACAGAAGAGCAAAAGCATTGCATCAATGCGCAAAAGAAATTATGAGAAAATATTATGGAAAATTTCCTGAAAACGTAGAAGCATTAACTGCATTACCTGGTATTGGACATTACACTACCGCTGCAATACAAACATTTGCCTTCAATCTGCCAACAGTAGTCATTGAAACAAATATTAGGACTGTTTATATTCATCATTTTCTAAATAAACGAAAAAATATTGATGATAAACAGCTTATTCCTCTGATTTTGCAAACCATGAATAAACAAAATCCTCGGCGATGGTATAATGCATTAATGGATTATGGCGCCATGCTTAAGAAAAAACACGGCAATCTCAGCAGAAAAAGCAAACAGTATACTAAACAAAGCAAATTTCAAGGATCAGATAGACAGATCAGAGGAATGATTATAAGGTTATTAACAGAAAAGAAAAGAATATCTGAATTACAAATAATTAAAAAATTGAAAATGGACTCAATAAAAATAAAAAAAATACTTTTATACTTAGAAAGAGAGGAGCTTATCAAAAAAGAGAAAAGCAACTATGTTCTTTGA
- a CDS encoding type II toxin-antitoxin system VapC family toxin — translation MGRQICLDSDIVINHLRGDESIRDVLQHLRADFCITSINLFELWYGRKESETITQFLSTCAILSLDYRSAILAANIQRALKIKGNTLDIKDLLIGSICIVENVSFLTLNKKHFERLQHHGLRLV, via the coding sequence GTGGGAAGACAAATTTGTTTAGATTCAGATATTGTTATTAATCATCTACGCGGTGATGAATCTATTAGGGATGTTTTGCAACATTTACGGGCTGATTTCTGTATTACCTCAATAAACTTATTTGAGTTATGGTATGGGAGAAAAGAATCTGAAACAATCACTCAGTTTTTATCAACATGTGCTATTTTATCATTAGATTATCGGTCGGCAATACTTGCTGCAAATATCCAGCGCGCTCTGAAGATAAAAGGGAATACATTGGATATTAAGGATTTGTTGATTGGTTCAATTTGTATTGTTGAGAATGTTAGTTTCTTGACCTTGAATAAAAAACATTTTGAACGTTTACAGCATCATGGATTGAGATTAGTGTAA
- a CDS encoding phosphate uptake regulator PhoU: MKRKLVKQGVRALTITLPSAWVQKNNLNAGDEIDIDEIDNSITISTEKQQALKDIMVDVSGLVPKLADRFIARAYQKGYDKIVLNCDNQDILQAVKNKVTELMGFEILDIGKDKIEIQVISSNLNLDFDTLLRRAFLILMDMAKTCEEAWKANDKKALENIFYQDFDVNKFTYFCLRELNKNQKRINFGKTLLYYLIESAEDLGDELKELGKILAGTKLDKDLVQLIHNMNDLFRISYEFFYTPKKENAIKAFKIYKQISTDIEKLYGTKDKELTKALVGIDFSNRIIYHFTTMRLDTLKELSGEKE, encoded by the coding sequence GTGAAAAGGAAATTAGTAAAACAGGGGGTGCGTGCATTAACCATCACCCTGCCTTCTGCATGGGTGCAGAAGAATAACCTCAATGCAGGCGATGAAATAGATATTGATGAAATAGATAATAGTATAACTATTAGTACTGAAAAACAGCAAGCTCTTAAAGATATTATGGTTGATGTTTCTGGTTTAGTTCCAAAACTAGCAGATCGTTTTATTGCGCGCGCGTATCAAAAAGGATATGATAAAATAGTTCTCAACTGCGACAATCAAGACATACTCCAAGCTGTTAAAAATAAAGTAACTGAATTAATGGGTTTTGAGATATTGGATATTGGCAAAGACAAAATCGAGATACAAGTTATTTCTTCTAATTTAAACCTTGATTTTGATACATTACTACGAAGAGCATTCCTTATTTTAATGGACATGGCAAAAACCTGCGAAGAGGCTTGGAAAGCAAATGATAAGAAAGCATTAGAAAATATTTTTTACCAGGATTTCGATGTTAATAAATTCACGTATTTTTGTTTGCGGGAGTTAAATAAAAACCAGAAAAGAATTAATTTTGGAAAAACACTTCTTTATTATCTCATTGAAAGCGCAGAAGATTTAGGAGATGAGCTTAAAGAATTAGGAAAAATATTAGCAGGAACAAAGCTTGATAAAGATTTAGTTCAATTAATTCATAACATGAATGATCTTTTTAGAATAAGCTATGAATTTTTTTACACACCAAAGAAAGAAAATGCTATCAAAGCGTTTAAAATTTATAAGCAAATCTCTACTGACATCGAAAAACTCTATGGCACTAAAGATAAAGAATTAACAAAAGCATTGGTAGGAATAGATTTCTCCAACAGAATTATATATCATTTTACCACAATGAGACTGGATACGCTGAAAGAGTTGAGCGGAGAAAAAGAATAA
- a CDS encoding YbhB/YbcL family Raf kinase inhibitor-like protein — protein sequence MKKLTITSSTFKHNGKIPSKYTCDGENVNPPLKIEGIPSETKSLVLIMDDPDAIKPAGKVWDHWIVFNIPPKVTEIHEHEEPEGRHGKGTGGNLNYKGPCPPDAEHRYFFKVYALNSMIELPEGSAKAEIEKAMNNHILAKGELIGVYERKK from the coding sequence ATGAAAAAATTAACTATAACAAGCAGCACATTTAAACATAATGGAAAAATTCCCAGCAAATATACCTGTGACGGAGAAAATGTAAACCCACCGTTAAAAATAGAAGGTATTCCAAGTGAAACCAAAAGTTTAGTCTTGATTATGGATGATCCTGATGCCATTAAACCAGCAGGCAAAGTATGGGATCATTGGATTGTATTTAATATTCCACCAAAAGTTACTGAAATCCATGAACATGAAGAACCAGAAGGTAGGCACGGGAAAGGAACAGGAGGGAACTTGAATTACAAAGGTCCTTGTCCGCCTGATGCAGAACATAGGTATTTCTTTAAAGTTTATGCATTAAATAGTATGATTGAATTACCCGAAGGAAGTGCAAAAGCAGAGATTGAAAAAGCAATGAATAACCACATACTTGCGAAAGGAGAATTAATAGGAGTGTATGAAAGGAAGAAGTGA
- a CDS encoding methyltransferase domain-containing protein: MVNNTFGKEIKEIKDIVDDPICRAYIGRTLGTIFSSIGINESRSIKLIGKIFAYAEQNQFLYEYKARGALEKAAVTERLPSALEGRSQLIYDQVKPYVVGSTVLDLGCGDGKVGELLADDGLEVTLADIYQHHHVPIIGLPFRLVRREVKLSLGQQYDTTLLLTVLHHSDDPLQTLNTAVQATRQNGRIIVIESVYNIEDQTDFGRLTPDQQFAVNIFFDHFYNRIIHYNDNPYKKVNVPFNFNSPDQWKRIFESKGLRQDKVIYLGIDQALVPEYHTLHVLQK; this comes from the coding sequence ATGGTAAACAACACGTTTGGGAAGGAAATCAAAGAAATTAAGGATATTGTAGATGATCCTATTTGTAGAGCTTATATTGGAAGAACCTTAGGCACTATATTCAGCTCTATTGGAATTAACGAGTCAAGAAGTATAAAACTTATAGGCAAGATTTTTGCGTATGCTGAGCAAAATCAATTTTTATATGAATATAAAGCGAGGGGTGCTTTAGAAAAAGCAGCAGTAACTGAGCGATTGCCCTCAGCATTGGAAGGACGTTCACAATTAATCTATGATCAAGTAAAACCTTATGTTGTTGGTTCAACAGTTTTAGATCTTGGTTGTGGCGATGGAAAAGTTGGAGAATTGCTTGCAGATGATGGTTTAGAAGTAACACTTGCTGATATTTATCAACATCATCATGTTCCAATTATCGGATTACCATTTCGTTTAGTACGAAGAGAAGTAAAGTTATCTCTTGGACAACAATACGATACAACACTTTTGTTAACAGTATTGCATCACAGCGATGATCCATTGCAAACATTGAACACTGCAGTTCAAGCTACACGACAGAATGGAAGGATTATTGTTATCGAATCTGTATACAATATTGAAGATCAAACTGATTTTGGTAGACTAACTCCTGATCAGCAATTTGCCGTCAATATATTCTTTGATCATTTTTACAATAGAATTATTCATTATAATGATAATCCCTATAAAAAAGTAAATGTTCCTTTTAATTTTAATAGTCCTGATCAATGGAAACGGATTTTTGAAAGCAAAGGATTGCGGCAAGATAAGGTAATCTATTTGGGCATTGATCAGGCTTTAGTTCCTGAATATCATACGTTGCATGTGTTGCAAAAATAA
- a CDS encoding PIN domain-containing protein: protein MNLVVDANVIFAALIRNSFSYNLLFTDKFNLFTSEYIFTEFEDHKEEILEKTERTTEEFFNILNILKRRITLIPLEELTQYIKEAQELTPDPDDMVYFALALKLNCPIWSNDKKLKQQNKIIIYHTHELARL from the coding sequence ATGAACCTTGTAGTGGATGCTAATGTTATTTTTGCTGCTCTGATTAGAAATAGTTTTAGTTATAATCTTCTATTTACAGATAAATTTAATCTTTTTACCTCTGAATACATATTTACAGAATTTGAAGATCATAAAGAAGAAATCCTTGAAAAAACTGAGAGAACAACAGAAGAGTTTTTCAATATTCTTAATATATTAAAACGAAGAATTACACTTATTCCTCTTGAAGAATTAACTCAATACATTAAGGAAGCACAAGAACTTACACCTGATCCAGATGATATGGTTTATTTTGCTCTCGCATTAAAGTTAAACTGCCCAATATGGAGTAATGATAAAAAGTTAAAACAACAAAATAAGATAATAATTTATCATACACATGAATTAGCAAGATTATAA
- a CDS encoding PIN domain-containing protein, which yields MNKYVIDACGWIEYCNGTEAGKKVKEIIDNPKNEIVTNIVTIAELTSCFRRNNAVFEEEKKGILSRSKIFEINLEFASEAGVLHAETKQKRKNLSLSDAFVLLTARRIGGKIVTCDEDFRGMKEAIMIK from the coding sequence ATGAATAAATACGTTATTGATGCTTGTGGATGGATTGAATATTGTAATGGAACTGAAGCAGGAAAGAAAGTAAAGGAAATAATCGATAATCCTAAAAATGAAATAGTAACTAATATCGTAACTATTGCAGAATTAACAAGTTGCTTTAGAAGAAATAATGCTGTTTTTGAAGAAGAAAAAAAAGGAATTTTATCACGATCAAAGATTTTTGAAATCAATCTTGAATTTGCTTCAGAAGCAGGTGTTCTTCATGCTGAAACAAAACAAAAAAGAAAGAACTTAAGTTTATCAGATGCCTTTGTTTTGCTAACTGCCAGGAGAATAGGTGGAAAAATAGTCACTTGCGATGAAGATTTTAGAGGGATGAAAGAAGCGATAATGATCAAATAA
- a CDS encoding antitoxin VapB family protein, translating to MSQIISVSDDVYASLKKIKGKQSFSQVLRRMIHQKDSKQRFMSFFGKGGIDEAKVREAREMWQTWEDKFV from the coding sequence ATGTCGCAAATCATAAGTGTCTCTGATGATGTGTACGCGTCTCTTAAAAAAATAAAAGGTAAACAAAGTTTTTCCCAGGTATTACGTAGAATGATTCATCAAAAAGATAGCAAACAACGGTTCATGTCTTTTTTTGGAAAGGGTGGTATTGACGAAGCTAAGGTAAGAGAAGCTCGTGAGATGTGGCAAACGTGGGAAGACAAATTTGTTTAG